From Saccharothrix espanaensis DSM 44229, the proteins below share one genomic window:
- a CDS encoding PucR family transcriptional regulator produces MVRLDRLVNVLGGYGVRLACCPVPRSAELRSVAVHDPADDRTTQGDVFLAVGAGSVAEAVAWGAAARAAVVLVRTGSDREAADVGEAHGVAVLAVDPAVSWSELAGVVYGLVLEGRETESGRGPTDLFALADSLAAAVGGAVTIEDRRSRVLAYSSLQQHADPARSATILGRRTPEPLRRLFDARGVVAHLASSDEPLFVPPDPEHGLSGRMVVAVRAGREALGSVWATCAEPLTGVRRTALADGARTVALHLLRSRASADLERQVESDLVSQLLEGTVDAATVVSRLGLPPGPLRVIAVRAHVADERHAALLLAFDRATTGFGWSRPGRSALAGTSLYTVLPGERAAPAREWVAALRAALPAQVTVSAGIGGTARPADLPAARREADECLALHESRTPDDPPPAYDESWDDILLQRLRAAAKAGRTPTRGPVAELRRHDVEHGTRYTATLRAWLAAQGDLAEAGDRLGVHQNTVRNRLRKMAGVAGLDLDDARKRLALVIALAAEDDTPGAVGTGQGTDPGL; encoded by the coding sequence ATGGTGAGGCTGGACCGCTTGGTGAACGTCCTGGGTGGCTACGGGGTGCGGTTGGCCTGCTGTCCGGTGCCGCGCTCGGCGGAGTTGCGCAGCGTGGCCGTCCACGACCCGGCGGACGACCGGACCACGCAGGGCGACGTGTTCCTGGCGGTCGGCGCGGGCTCGGTGGCCGAGGCCGTGGCGTGGGGCGCGGCGGCCCGCGCGGCGGTCGTGCTGGTGCGGACCGGCTCCGACCGGGAGGCCGCCGACGTCGGCGAGGCGCACGGCGTGGCCGTGCTGGCGGTCGACCCGGCCGTCTCGTGGAGCGAGCTCGCGGGCGTGGTCTACGGCCTGGTCCTGGAAGGCCGGGAGACCGAGTCCGGCCGCGGCCCGACGGACCTGTTCGCGCTGGCCGACAGCCTGGCGGCGGCGGTCGGCGGCGCGGTCACCATCGAGGACCGGCGGTCGCGGGTGCTGGCCTACTCCAGCCTCCAGCAGCACGCCGACCCGGCCCGGTCGGCGACCATCCTCGGCCGCCGCACCCCGGAACCGCTGCGGCGGCTGTTCGACGCGCGCGGCGTGGTGGCGCACCTGGCCTCCTCGGACGAGCCGCTGTTCGTCCCGCCGGACCCGGAGCACGGGCTGTCCGGCCGGATGGTCGTGGCGGTGCGGGCCGGGCGGGAGGCGCTCGGCTCGGTGTGGGCGACCTGCGCCGAACCGCTGACCGGCGTGCGGCGCACCGCCCTGGCGGACGGCGCGCGGACCGTGGCGCTGCACCTGCTCCGGTCGCGGGCGAGCGCCGACCTGGAGCGCCAGGTGGAGTCCGACCTGGTCAGCCAGCTCCTGGAGGGCACGGTGGACGCCGCGACGGTGGTCAGCCGGCTCGGGCTGCCGCCGGGGCCGCTGCGGGTGATCGCGGTCCGCGCGCACGTCGCCGACGAGCGGCACGCCGCGCTGCTGCTGGCGTTCGACCGGGCCACCACGGGGTTCGGCTGGTCGCGGCCGGGCCGCAGCGCGCTGGCCGGCACCTCGCTCTACACCGTGCTGCCGGGCGAGCGGGCGGCGCCGGCCCGCGAGTGGGTGGCCGCGCTGCGGGCGGCGCTGCCCGCGCAGGTCACCGTCTCGGCCGGGATCGGCGGCACGGCACGGCCCGCGGACCTGCCCGCCGCGCGCCGGGAAGCCGACGAGTGCCTCGCCCTGCACGAATCGCGCACGCCGGACGACCCGCCGCCCGCCTACGACGAGTCGTGGGACGACATCCTGCTGCAACGCCTGCGCGCGGCGGCCAAGGCGGGCCGGACGCCCACCCGGGGCCCGGTCGCCGAGCTGCGCCGGCACGACGTCGAGCACGGCACCCGGTACACCGCGACGCTGCGGGCGTGGCTGGCGGCGCAGGGCGACCTCGCCGAGGCCGGCGACCGGCTGGGCGTGCACCAGAACACCGTGCGCAACCGGCTGCGGAAGATGGCGGGCGTGGCCGGTCTGGACCTCGACGACGCCCGCAAGCGGCTCGCGCTGGTCATCGCCCTGGCCGCCGAGGACGACACCCCGGGCGCTGTCGGGACCGGACAAGGAACCGACCCCGGACTGTAG
- a CDS encoding alpha/beta hydrolase yields MRRTKTVAAVLLVIGVLAQAPPAVATPAAAQVSAPASGIAWHGCSTGPGDEVGGQLDAAGAQCGEVTVPVDHDDPHGRRTTLAMSRIKASDPARRRGVLMINPGGPGGPGMPQVLLGQYMPDVAARYDLVGLDPRFVGRSSPMRCDWKTSTFLRSAGPGLRSFGESVALAKDLARGCSSLDHDLLRSASTRNNARDMDAVRIALGERKISYYGVSYGTYLGAVYLQMFGSRADRFVLDSAVDPDVFGPGLLRPTARASAAALRDWAGGAVGHGLGATAEEVLATVNGVARSAERRPLSVGKYTVDGHVLPYLLFVGVYKDDPEYRAAFTDSVRVLADAARGIPVAPTPMLEEVLGGLATGEGDAEDRAGAPTVCADRKASRDPATYYRDIQAHRAAEPLFGPLARNISPCAFWPVTPAEPTTRIANGSPVLMLGADGDPATPRPGQLAMHRALAGSRMVTLEGRFRHGVFLTAGNACADTAVRDHLVGGVLPATDRTCR; encoded by the coding sequence GTGCGTAGGACGAAGACCGTCGCGGCGGTGTTGCTCGTGATCGGTGTGCTGGCGCAGGCACCCCCGGCGGTGGCGACCCCGGCGGCGGCTCAGGTGTCGGCTCCGGCGTCGGGGATCGCCTGGCACGGGTGCTCGACCGGGCCCGGTGACGAGGTGGGCGGGCAACTGGACGCGGCCGGCGCGCAGTGCGGTGAGGTGACCGTCCCGGTCGACCACGACGACCCGCACGGGCGCCGGACGACCTTGGCGATGTCCCGGATCAAGGCGTCCGACCCGGCCCGCCGGCGCGGGGTGCTGATGATCAACCCGGGTGGTCCGGGCGGCCCGGGGATGCCCCAGGTCCTGCTGGGGCAGTACATGCCGGACGTCGCGGCGCGCTATGACCTGGTCGGGCTGGACCCTCGGTTCGTGGGCCGCAGTTCGCCGATGCGCTGCGACTGGAAGACCTCCACGTTCCTCCGGTCGGCCGGGCCGGGCCTGCGGTCGTTCGGCGAGAGCGTGGCGCTGGCCAAGGACCTGGCGCGCGGGTGTTCGTCACTCGACCACGACCTGTTGCGGTCCGCGTCGACCCGCAACAACGCCCGGGACATGGACGCCGTCCGGATCGCGTTGGGGGAGCGGAAGATCTCCTACTACGGCGTGTCCTACGGGACCTACCTGGGCGCGGTGTACCTGCAGATGTTCGGGTCGCGGGCCGACCGGTTCGTGCTCGACTCGGCGGTGGACCCGGACGTGTTCGGGCCGGGTCTGCTCCGGCCCACGGCACGGGCGTCCGCCGCTGCACTGCGGGACTGGGCGGGCGGCGCGGTCGGCCACGGCCTGGGTGCGACGGCGGAGGAGGTACTGGCGACCGTGAACGGGGTCGCGCGGTCCGCCGAGCGCCGCCCGCTCTCGGTCGGGAAGTACACAGTGGACGGTCACGTGCTGCCGTACCTGTTGTTCGTGGGCGTGTACAAGGACGATCCGGAATACCGCGCCGCCTTCACCGACTCGGTGCGAGTGCTCGCCGACGCCGCCCGGGGCATCCCCGTCGCCCCGACGCCGATGCTGGAGGAAGTGCTCGGCGGCCTGGCGACCGGGGAAGGGGACGCGGAGGACCGCGCCGGTGCGCCGACCGTCTGCGCCGACCGCAAGGCGTCCCGCGACCCGGCGACGTACTACCGGGACATCCAGGCGCACCGGGCCGCCGAACCGTTGTTCGGTCCGTTGGCGCGCAACATCTCCCCGTGCGCGTTCTGGCCCGTCACGCCCGCCGAGCCGACGACCCGGATCGCCAACGGCTCGCCGGTGCTGATGCTCGGCGCGGACGGCGACCCCGCCACGCCGCGCCCCGGCCAGCTCGCGATGCACCGGGCCCTGGCCGGTTCGCGGATGGTGACGCTGGAGGGCCGGTTCCGGCACGGCGTGTTCCTGACCGCCGGCAACGCGTGCGCCGACACCGCCGTGCGGGACCACCTGGTGGGCGGTGTGCTGCCCGCGACGGACCGGACGTGCCGCTGA
- a CDS encoding response regulator — MRVVLAEDAVLMREGLVGLLERFGHTVVAAVGDADALLAAAREHRPDLVVTDVRMPPGHADDGLRAAVALRAGDPGAAVLVLSQYAATAYAAELLGPAGRAGVGYLLKDRVGEIADFADALVRVAAGETVIDPDVVRQLLARQRTTGPLDRLTPRERDVLGLMAQGRANLAIARELDISDNAVAKHIGNIFAKLDLPAEDGHRRVLAVLTYLRG; from the coding sequence CTGCGGGTAGTGCTCGCCGAGGACGCCGTCCTCATGCGGGAGGGCCTGGTCGGGTTGTTGGAGCGCTTCGGGCACACCGTCGTGGCCGCCGTGGGCGACGCGGACGCCCTGCTCGCCGCCGCCCGCGAGCACCGGCCCGACCTGGTGGTCACCGACGTCCGGATGCCGCCCGGCCACGCCGACGACGGGCTGCGCGCGGCGGTGGCGCTGCGCGCGGGCGACCCCGGCGCGGCCGTGCTGGTGCTCTCCCAGTACGCCGCGACCGCCTACGCCGCCGAACTGCTCGGCCCGGCCGGCCGGGCGGGCGTGGGCTACCTGCTCAAGGACCGGGTCGGCGAGATCGCCGACTTCGCCGACGCCCTGGTCCGGGTCGCGGCCGGCGAGACCGTCATCGACCCGGACGTGGTGCGGCAGCTGCTGGCCCGGCAGCGGACCACCGGCCCGCTGGACCGGCTCACCCCGCGCGAGCGCGACGTGCTCGGGCTGATGGCGCAGGGCCGGGCCAACCTGGCGATCGCCCGCGAGCTCGACATCAGCGACAACGCCGTGGCCAAGCACATCGGCAACATCTTCGCCAAGCTGGACCTGCCCGCCGAGGACGGCCACCGCCGGGTGCTGGCCGTCCTCACCTACCTGCGCGGCTGA
- a CDS encoding sensor histidine kinase, with the protein MTGSVWSAMAGSPLRFLGSAWPWRCVAHLSGTVAVGVVLWFPVLALLPALPLLGVPVGAVERRRLRLVDPAPAADPHLVAGPGVRAWLRRRLTEPATWRELGYALCLLTVLPVVAAAGLAVLLVALVLALLPVLFLLGGTVDLRLGPLVLDTFGGTCVVGLLIGVPATAVALYAVSALAAGQAAFARWLLTPTGVEQAHRVAELAASRTRLVGAFEAERRRIERDLHDGAQQHLVLLTMNLGLAEIELGDAHPRAGELVAAAREQARRALAAIREQIRGIHPRVLTDLGLPAALDELAERCPVPVRVGFAATGRLPDAVESTAYFVVSEALTNAVRHAGASRVDVGGGVSGGLLVVTVADDGRGGADPERGTGLRGLADRVAVAGGTLTVVSPAGGPTTLRLEVPCHCG; encoded by the coding sequence GTGACGGGTTCGGTGTGGTCGGCGATGGCGGGCAGCCCGCTGCGGTTCCTGGGCTCGGCTTGGCCGTGGCGGTGCGTGGCCCACCTGTCCGGCACGGTCGCGGTCGGGGTGGTCCTGTGGTTCCCGGTGCTGGCGCTCCTGCCGGCGCTGCCGCTGCTGGGCGTCCCGGTCGGCGCGGTCGAACGGCGGCGGCTGCGGCTGGTCGACCCGGCTCCCGCCGCCGATCCGCACCTCGTCGCCGGGCCGGGGGTCCGCGCCTGGCTGCGCCGCCGGCTGACCGAGCCCGCGACCTGGCGGGAGCTGGGGTACGCGCTGTGCCTGCTCACCGTGCTCCCGGTGGTCGCCGCGGCGGGGCTGGCCGTCCTGCTGGTCGCGCTGGTGCTCGCCCTGCTGCCGGTGCTGTTCCTGCTCGGCGGCACGGTGGACCTGCGGTTGGGCCCGCTGGTGCTCGACACGTTCGGCGGGACGTGCGTGGTCGGCCTGCTCATCGGGGTGCCGGCGACCGCCGTCGCGCTGTACGCGGTGTCCGCGCTCGCGGCGGGGCAGGCCGCGTTCGCCCGGTGGCTGCTCACGCCCACCGGGGTCGAGCAGGCGCACCGGGTGGCCGAGCTCGCCGCGTCGCGGACGCGCCTGGTGGGCGCGTTCGAGGCGGAGCGGCGGCGGATCGAGCGGGACCTGCACGACGGCGCGCAGCAGCACCTGGTCCTGCTCACGATGAACCTGGGCCTGGCCGAGATCGAGCTGGGCGACGCCCACCCGCGCGCCGGCGAGCTGGTCGCCGCGGCCCGGGAGCAGGCGCGGCGGGCGCTGGCGGCCATCCGGGAGCAGATCCGGGGCATCCACCCCAGGGTGCTCACCGACCTGGGGCTGCCGGCGGCGCTGGACGAGCTGGCCGAGCGCTGCCCGGTGCCGGTGCGGGTCGGGTTCGCCGCGACCGGCCGGCTGCCCGACGCCGTCGAGTCCACCGCGTACTTCGTGGTGTCCGAGGCGCTGACCAACGCCGTGCGGCACGCCGGCGCGAGCCGGGTCGACGTCGGCGGCGGGGTGTCCGGCGGCCTGCTGGTCGTGACGGTCGCCGACGACGGGCGCGGCGGGGCCGACCCGGAGCGCGGCACCGGGCTGCGCGGGCTGGCCGACCGGGTGGCGGTCGCGGGTGGCACGCTGACCGTCGTCAGCCCCGCCGGCGGGCCGACGACGCTCCGGCTGGAGGTGCCGTGCCACTGCGGGTAG
- a CDS encoding PrsW family glutamic-type intramembrane protease: MSGTRAVPDLVAAPIGVDGFFQPRRAAFWLMLFFMANGLVSVVGLLFTASRIVPTAVLFGVLAWTLYTVPADSAIFSPAAKLGGPEFAARWGPALAGPPVEETLKVLGVVLLVLVARTQFPTILSVGVTGAMVGLGFRWWRT, translated from the coding sequence GTGAGCGGGACCCGGGCGGTGCCGGACCTCGTGGCCGCCCCGATCGGCGTCGACGGGTTCTTCCAACCCCGGCGGGCCGCGTTCTGGCTGATGCTGTTCTTCATGGCCAACGGCCTCGTCTCGGTGGTCGGCCTGCTCTTCACGGCCTCGCGGATCGTGCCGACGGCGGTGCTGTTCGGCGTCCTGGCGTGGACCCTCTACACGGTCCCGGCCGACTCGGCGATCTTCTCGCCGGCCGCCAAGCTCGGCGGCCCGGAGTTCGCCGCGCGGTGGGGGCCCGCCCTGGCCGGTCCGCCGGTCGAGGAGACCCTGAAGGTCCTCGGCGTGGTCCTGCTGGTGCTGGTCGCCCGCACCCAGTTCCCGACGATCCTGTCCGTGGGTGTGACCGGCGCGATGGTCGGCCTCGGGTTCAGGTGGTGGAGGACCTGA
- a CDS encoding enoyl-CoA hydratase/isomerase family protein, whose translation MGEVDIRVERGVGRITLNRPEAINALTHDMVRAVDAALVAWAADDGVRSVLLDGAGDRGLCAGGDIRAVHRDAVAGGTATPGFWADEYRLNARIARFPKPYTALMDGLVMGGGVGVSAHGSVRVVTERTRLAMPEVGIGLAPDVGGTYLLSRAPGESGTYAALTGGVLSGADAVHCGLADFLVPSGRLDALREGADVTAPAVEVGPSRLAANRTWIDACFAADTVEEILDRLVAHGEDATAKEIAAKSPTALKVTLAALRRARALPDLEAVLEQEYRVSVACLRDHDLVEGIRAQIIDKDRSPRWSPATLSGVDDDAVAAHFAEPEVPFRLT comes from the coding sequence GTGGGCGAAGTGGACATCCGGGTCGAGCGCGGCGTCGGCCGCATCACGTTGAACCGGCCCGAGGCGATCAACGCCCTGACCCACGACATGGTGCGGGCGGTCGACGCGGCGCTGGTGGCGTGGGCGGCGGACGACGGCGTGCGCTCGGTGCTGCTCGACGGGGCCGGGGACCGGGGGCTGTGCGCGGGCGGCGACATCCGCGCCGTGCACCGGGACGCGGTCGCCGGCGGGACGGCCACGCCCGGGTTCTGGGCCGACGAGTACCGGCTGAACGCCCGGATCGCGCGGTTCCCCAAGCCGTACACCGCGCTGATGGACGGCCTGGTGATGGGCGGCGGGGTCGGGGTGTCGGCGCACGGGTCGGTGCGGGTGGTCACCGAGCGGACCCGGCTGGCGATGCCGGAGGTCGGCATCGGTCTCGCGCCCGACGTCGGCGGCACCTACCTGCTGTCCCGCGCGCCCGGCGAGTCGGGCACCTACGCGGCGCTGACCGGCGGCGTGCTGTCCGGTGCGGACGCCGTCCACTGCGGACTCGCGGACTTCCTGGTGCCGTCCGGGCGGTTGGACGCGCTGCGCGAGGGGGCCGACGTCACGGCGCCGGCCGTCGAGGTCGGGCCGTCCCGGCTGGCCGCCAACCGGACGTGGATCGACGCGTGCTTCGCCGCCGACACCGTGGAGGAGATCCTCGACCGGCTGGTGGCGCACGGCGAGGACGCGACGGCCAAGGAGATCGCGGCGAAGTCGCCCACGGCGCTGAAGGTGACGCTGGCCGCGTTGCGCCGGGCCCGCGCCCTGCCGGACCTGGAAGCCGTGCTGGAGCAGGAGTACCGGGTGTCGGTGGCGTGCCTGCGCGACCACGACCTGGTCGAGGGCATCCGCGCGCAGATCATCGACAAGGACCGGTCGCCCCGGTGGTCGCCCGCGACCCTGTCCGGAGTGGACGACGACGCCGTGGCCGCGCACTTCGCCGAACCCGAAGTCCCGTTCCGCCTGACCTGA
- a CDS encoding RNA polymerase sigma factor, producing the protein MDTVRDGAPADRREFADWVRPHLPAMARLAARLAPDAERDDVVQEALLRAWLKRRQYDEGKGTPTAWLLAITADRAGRARARGRPDVLARERQVEPVSDAGLDLRQALDRLTGRQRAAVDCVYFVGLTVAETAAVMRCAEGTVKSTLADARTRLRALLEVAG; encoded by the coding sequence ATGGACACCGTGCGCGACGGCGCACCGGCCGACCGGCGGGAGTTCGCCGACTGGGTGCGACCGCACCTGCCGGCGATGGCCCGACTGGCCGCGCGACTGGCCCCCGACGCCGAGCGCGACGACGTCGTGCAGGAGGCGCTGCTGCGGGCGTGGCTCAAACGGCGGCAGTACGACGAGGGCAAGGGCACGCCGACCGCCTGGCTGCTGGCGATCACCGCGGACCGCGCCGGCCGGGCGCGCGCCCGCGGCCGGCCGGACGTGCTCGCCCGGGAACGCCAGGTGGAGCCGGTGTCCGACGCCGGGCTGGACCTGCGGCAGGCGCTGGACCGGCTGACCGGCCGCCAGCGCGCGGCCGTGGACTGCGTCTACTTCGTCGGGCTCACCGTCGCCGAGACGGCGGCCGTGATGCGCTGCGCCGAGGGCACGGTGAAGTCCACGTTGGCCGACGCGCGCACCAGGCTGCGCGCTCTCCTGGAGGTGGCCGGATGA
- a CDS encoding sulfite exporter TauE/SafE family protein — translation MFPALLGIGLLTGLTTVVFGFGGGFVTVPVIVWADAHLGGDAARVAVATSAVVMVVNAAIATASTRRDVLRALRGRHALIGLLAVGAAAGAIAARYAPADLLRWAFVGYLVGTIADLPARPGFLRPATGPAGPGSGVIRSALGVPIGAVAAFLGVGGSVLTVPLLRRGGHPMRTATALANPLTLAIAVPSTAVFLIAGGTPGTGADHLVGLVDVTAAAALLAGAVPVILALKLRPPRIPDRAYAHVYLGLLVVVTAAMAVSNLAGG, via the coding sequence GTGTTCCCCGCGCTGCTCGGCATCGGCCTCCTCACCGGCCTGACCACCGTCGTGTTCGGCTTCGGCGGCGGGTTCGTCACCGTGCCGGTGATCGTCTGGGCGGACGCCCACCTGGGCGGCGACGCGGCCCGGGTCGCGGTGGCCACCTCCGCGGTGGTGATGGTGGTCAACGCCGCCATCGCCACCGCCTCGACCCGGCGGGACGTGCTGCGCGCCCTGCGCGGCCGGCACGCGCTGATCGGGTTGCTCGCGGTCGGTGCGGCGGCAGGCGCGATCGCCGCCCGGTACGCCCCGGCCGACCTGCTGCGCTGGGCGTTCGTCGGCTACCTGGTCGGCACGATCGCCGACCTGCCGGCCCGGCCGGGGTTCCTCCGGCCGGCGACCGGCCCGGCCGGGCCCGGCTCGGGGGTGATCCGCTCGGCGCTGGGCGTGCCGATCGGGGCCGTGGCGGCGTTCCTGGGCGTCGGCGGCAGCGTGCTGACCGTTCCGCTGCTGCGCCGCGGCGGCCACCCGATGCGCACCGCGACCGCCCTGGCCAACCCGCTGACGCTGGCCATCGCCGTCCCCTCGACGGCCGTGTTCCTGATCGCCGGCGGGACGCCCGGCACCGGCGCGGACCACCTGGTCGGCCTGGTCGACGTCACCGCCGCCGCGGCCCTGCTCGCCGGAGCCGTCCCGGTCATCCTCGCGCTCAAGCTGCGCCCCCCGCGCATCCCGGACCGGGCCTACGCCCACGTGTACCTGGGCCTGCTGGTCGTGGTGACGGCCGCGATGGCGGTGTCGAACCTGGCCGGCGGGTGA
- a CDS encoding AraC family transcriptional regulator, with protein sequence MRNVPLADHDHVDRDVLPIGTDYPPRHVLDWHEHRRAQFLYGATGVMAVETRDGTWTVPTDRAVLIPAGTPHRVRMVGVSTRSLYVEPGAVPWWPATCRVVDVTPLLRELLLAAVEFAADYDLAGREGAVAALLLHEIAALAPLPLHVALPSSPDLADLCRGYLDAPDARATNTEWAARVAMSERAFTRRFRHELGLSPATWRLRARLLAAAPLLRTRTVTEVAAHLGYSSPAAFTAAFSATFGLPPSRLVRRA encoded by the coding sequence ATGAGGAACGTGCCGCTCGCCGACCACGACCACGTCGACCGGGACGTGCTGCCGATCGGCACCGACTACCCGCCCCGGCACGTGCTGGACTGGCACGAGCACCGCCGGGCGCAGTTCCTCTACGGGGCGACCGGGGTGATGGCGGTGGAGACCCGGGACGGCACGTGGACCGTGCCCACCGACCGCGCCGTGCTGATCCCGGCCGGCACCCCGCACCGGGTGCGGATGGTCGGTGTCAGCACCCGCAGCCTCTACGTCGAGCCGGGCGCGGTGCCGTGGTGGCCCGCCACCTGCCGGGTCGTGGACGTCACGCCGCTGCTGCGCGAGCTCCTGCTGGCGGCGGTCGAGTTCGCCGCCGACTACGACCTGGCCGGCAGGGAAGGCGCGGTGGCGGCGCTGCTGCTGCACGAGATCGCCGCCCTCGCCCCGCTGCCGCTGCACGTGGCCCTCCCGTCGTCCCCGGACCTGGCGGACCTGTGCCGGGGCTACCTCGACGCACCCGACGCGCGGGCGACCAACACCGAGTGGGCGGCCCGGGTCGCGATGAGCGAACGCGCCTTCACCCGCCGGTTCCGCCACGAGCTGGGCCTGAGCCCGGCGACCTGGCGGCTGCGAGCCCGCCTGCTCGCGGCGGCACCGCTGCTGCGCACCCGCACGGTCACCGAGGTCGCGGCCCACCTGGGCTACTCGTCCCCGGCCGCGTTCACCGCGGCCTTCAGCGCCACCTTCGGCCTGCCGCCGTCCCGGCTGGTGCGCCGGGCGTGA
- a CDS encoding DsbA family protein, with the protein MSRKSRNPVTARRGPSLNVILTAAVVVIAAAVIGGVLLANRGSAGPSADSTLRPADAHTLSTVDGDKVTVVEFFDFQCPACSSYYTDVTKKLEQDYRGRITLVPRNLPLDVHPLALPAALAAEAAGKQGKYAEMYHALYENYDSWALAGQSVATDPKAAAATFERFATTAGLDLERFRADLASPDLRETVDRDVADARQLGVTSTPTLFVNGTKFQPKGKTLADVDRELRARIDEELDR; encoded by the coding sequence ATGTCCCGCAAGTCCCGCAACCCGGTGACCGCCCGGCGCGGCCCGTCCCTCAACGTGATCCTGACCGCCGCGGTGGTGGTGATCGCCGCCGCCGTGATCGGGGGAGTGCTGCTCGCCAACCGGGGCTCGGCCGGCCCGTCCGCCGACAGCACCCTGCGCCCGGCCGACGCCCACACACTGTCCACAGTGGACGGCGACAAGGTCACGGTGGTCGAGTTCTTCGACTTCCAGTGCCCGGCGTGCTCGTCGTACTACACCGACGTCACCAAGAAGCTGGAGCAGGACTACCGGGGACGCATCACGCTCGTCCCGCGCAACCTCCCGCTGGACGTGCACCCGCTCGCCCTGCCCGCCGCCCTCGCCGCCGAGGCCGCCGGCAAGCAGGGCAAGTACGCCGAGATGTACCACGCGCTCTACGAGAACTACGACTCGTGGGCGCTCGCCGGCCAGTCCGTCGCGACCGACCCGAAGGCCGCCGCCGCGACGTTCGAGCGGTTCGCCACCACCGCCGGCCTCGACCTGGAGCGGTTCCGCGCCGACCTGGCCTCGCCGGACCTGCGCGAGACCGTCGACCGGGACGTCGCCGACGCCCGCCAGCTCGGCGTGACCAGCACCCCGACGTTGTTCGTGAACGGCACGAAGTTCCAGCCCAAGGGCAAGACCCTGGCCGACGTCGACCGCGAGCTACGGGCCCGGATCGACGAGGAACTGGACCGGTGA
- a CDS encoding vitamin K epoxide reductase family protein, whose protein sequence is MSRALAWLYVVGGGLGLVAAAALTLEKIAKLRDPAYVPTCSLNPVVSCGSVMDSAQASVFGFPNPLIGIAAFAVVVTTGVVVLAGFDPPRWYRISLDVGMALGVVFVHWLIVASLYDIHALCPYCLVVWVVVIPLFWYTTLDTWPALAPLRRVHSVVLVLWYLVIVALVLAAFWDYWTSLV, encoded by the coding sequence GTGAGCCGCGCTCTCGCGTGGCTCTACGTCGTCGGCGGCGGGCTCGGCCTGGTCGCCGCGGCGGCGTTGACGCTGGAGAAGATCGCGAAGCTGCGCGACCCGGCCTACGTGCCGACGTGCTCGCTCAACCCCGTGGTGTCGTGCGGTTCGGTGATGGACAGCGCGCAGGCGTCGGTGTTCGGCTTCCCCAACCCGCTGATCGGGATCGCCGCGTTCGCCGTCGTGGTGACCACCGGCGTGGTCGTGCTCGCGGGCTTCGACCCGCCGCGCTGGTACCGGATCTCGCTCGACGTCGGAATGGCGCTCGGGGTCGTGTTCGTGCACTGGCTCATCGTGGCGAGCCTGTACGACATCCACGCGCTGTGCCCGTACTGCTTGGTGGTGTGGGTCGTGGTGATCCCGTTGTTCTGGTACACGACCTTGGACACGTGGCCCGCGCTCGCGCCCTTGCGTCGGGTGCACAGCGTTGTGCTGGTGCTGTGGTACCTGGTGATCGTCGCATTGGTGCTGGCGGCGTTCTGGGACTACTGGACGAGCTTGGTCTGA